Proteins from a single region of Catenulispora acidiphila DSM 44928:
- a CDS encoding MarR family winged helix-turn-helix transcriptional regulator, translating into MESESLLERNLVDQWRDLVARKTRVWNALELELDRRHSLSASEFEVLDTLSEYDCADPPRVQELAAHVPITQSALSRMIGRLETQNLVTRTLCNSDRRGVFVVLTDEGMQRLAEARPTHRAVLAAELSAAPPTPGDTVATTSADAVLVESGMHGA; encoded by the coding sequence ATGGAGTCCGAGTCCCTCCTCGAGCGAAACCTCGTCGACCAGTGGCGAGACCTCGTCGCGCGCAAGACCCGCGTGTGGAATGCCTTGGAGCTGGAGCTCGACCGGCGGCACAGCCTGTCGGCCAGCGAGTTCGAGGTACTGGACACGCTGTCGGAGTACGACTGCGCCGACCCGCCCCGCGTCCAGGAACTGGCCGCCCACGTCCCGATCACGCAGAGCGCCCTCTCCCGCATGATCGGCCGCCTCGAGACCCAGAACCTGGTCACCCGCACCCTGTGCAACTCCGACCGCCGAGGCGTCTTCGTGGTCCTGACCGACGAGGGCATGCAGCGCCTGGCCGAAGCCCGCCCAACCCACCGCGCGGTCCTCGCCGCCGAGCTGAGCGCCGCCCCGCCGACCCCCGGCGACACCGTGGCCACGACGAGCGCCGACGCGGTGCTGGTCGAGAGCGGGATGCACGGCGCGTAG
- a CDS encoding YbaK/EbsC family protein — protein MPTEAVVRAPALDRPELLAAPVAGALRALPALAALVEVAQIDPGLADTEAFCAAYGVLPEESANCVIVAARRGEETTYAACMVLATTKADVNSLVRKHLGARKASFAPMDTAVELSGMEYGGITPIGLPEGWPVLVDAAVAAAPVAVIGSGIRGSKLWLPGAAIAELPRAQVLEGLGVPR, from the coding sequence ATGCCGACCGAAGCCGTAGTGCGTGCCCCTGCCCTGGACCGTCCCGAACTGCTCGCCGCGCCGGTCGCGGGCGCGCTGCGTGCCTTGCCGGCGTTGGCGGCGCTGGTCGAGGTGGCGCAGATCGATCCCGGGCTGGCTGATACCGAGGCGTTCTGCGCCGCTTATGGTGTGCTGCCCGAGGAGTCCGCGAACTGCGTGATCGTGGCGGCCCGGCGTGGTGAGGAGACCACGTATGCCGCGTGCATGGTCTTGGCGACCACGAAGGCTGATGTCAACTCCCTGGTGCGCAAGCACCTTGGGGCGCGCAAGGCGTCGTTCGCGCCGATGGACACCGCGGTGGAGCTCAGCGGCATGGAGTACGGCGGCATCACGCCGATCGGTCTGCCCGAGGGGTGGCCGGTCCTGGTCGACGCGGCGGTGGCCGCGGCGCCGGTCGCCGTGATCGGGTCCGGGATCCGCGGCTCGAAGCTGTGGCTGCCGGGCGCCGCGATCGCCGAGTTGCCCAGAGCCCAGGTCCTCGAAGGGCTCGGCGTCCCGCGCTGA
- a CDS encoding TetR/AcrR family transcriptional regulator: MPKVVDHERRRAELSEALWRVALRDGFDAVTVRSVAQESGWSAGALRHYFPDKAEMVLFAMDLVVGMAQDRVQELHAGGGDVPTAEALQQHLEQLLPLDAPRRVESEVWFALVALARSDARLARRRQEIDDTIRGSVESVVMVLDQIGRLEHGRDQDLETRRLHALLDGLVIQLTADPPRLTVDEARAIMARHLADLAGQRAD; this comes from the coding sequence GTGCCGAAAGTCGTGGACCACGAGCGCCGACGCGCCGAACTCAGCGAGGCGCTGTGGCGAGTCGCCCTGCGCGACGGCTTCGACGCGGTGACGGTGCGCTCCGTCGCGCAGGAATCCGGCTGGTCGGCAGGGGCGCTGCGGCACTACTTCCCGGACAAGGCGGAGATGGTCCTGTTCGCCATGGACCTGGTCGTCGGCATGGCACAGGACCGGGTCCAGGAACTTCACGCGGGTGGCGGCGACGTGCCCACGGCCGAGGCGCTCCAGCAGCACCTGGAGCAGCTGCTCCCGCTGGATGCGCCCCGGCGCGTCGAGTCGGAGGTGTGGTTCGCGCTGGTCGCGCTGGCACGCTCCGACGCCCGCCTCGCTCGGCGACGGCAGGAGATCGACGACACGATCAGGGGATCGGTGGAGAGCGTCGTGATGGTGCTGGACCAGATCGGGCGCCTGGAGCACGGCCGGGATCAGGACCTGGAGACCCGTCGGCTGCACGCGCTGCTCGACGGACTCGTCATCCAGCTGACCGCCGACCCGCCGCGGCTGACAGTGGACGAAGCACGGGCGATCATGGCGAGGCATCTGGCGGATCTGGCCGGGCAGCGCGCCGACTAG
- a CDS encoding AraC family transcriptional regulator translates to MDILSDALDALRTGRPGVARTEARAPWAIRYRPVAGAGFHIVAEGACHLVPLHGQPLALSVGDIVFLRRGSGHMLCDTLATPPVDFIPERASAASPLGRFTVPGDGAATVLLCGAYPLDVERRHPVLGDLPDVIHLPAGPGRHPALRSAVEQLCAEIQAPQPGSDTVVATLVDLLLLYILRSWYAEQPDEQARGWAAALDDPLVAPALQAIHDDPGHAWTVESLGERAGLSRAAFARRFATVVGEPPLTYLTGWRMVTAARMLRQSGDPLSAIAERNGYTSEFAFAKAFKRQFGLPPGAYRRELRTAGDPVAG, encoded by the coding sequence GTGGACATTCTCAGCGACGCCCTCGACGCGCTGCGCACCGGTCGCCCCGGAGTCGCGCGCACCGAAGCCCGAGCGCCGTGGGCCATCCGCTACCGGCCGGTCGCGGGGGCGGGATTCCACATCGTCGCCGAGGGCGCCTGCCATCTGGTGCCGCTGCACGGCCAGCCGCTCGCGCTCAGCGTCGGCGACATCGTCTTCCTGCGGCGCGGGAGCGGCCACATGCTGTGTGACACGCTCGCCACGCCGCCGGTCGACTTCATCCCGGAGCGTGCGAGCGCTGCCTCTCCCCTCGGCCGCTTCACCGTGCCCGGCGACGGCGCCGCGACCGTCCTGCTGTGCGGCGCCTACCCGCTGGACGTCGAGCGTCGGCATCCGGTCCTCGGCGACCTGCCGGACGTCATCCACCTGCCCGCCGGTCCCGGCCGGCATCCCGCGCTGCGCTCCGCGGTCGAGCAGCTCTGCGCGGAGATCCAGGCGCCGCAGCCCGGCTCGGACACGGTCGTCGCGACGCTTGTCGACCTGCTGCTTCTCTACATCCTGCGGTCCTGGTACGCCGAACAGCCGGACGAGCAGGCCCGCGGCTGGGCGGCAGCCCTCGACGACCCTCTGGTCGCCCCGGCGCTCCAGGCGATCCACGACGACCCCGGCCACGCCTGGACCGTCGAGTCGCTGGGCGAACGGGCCGGGCTCTCGCGCGCCGCGTTCGCCCGCCGCTTCGCGACCGTCGTCGGCGAACCGCCGCTGACCTACCTCACCGGCTGGCGGATGGTCACGGCCGCCCGGATGCTGCGACAGTCCGGCGACCCGCTGTCCGCGATCGCCGAGCGCAACGGATATACGTCAGAGTTCGCGTTCGCAAAGGCCTTCAAGCGGCAGTTCGGCCTCCCACCCGGTGCTTACCGCCGAGAGCTGCGCACCGCCGGGGACCCCGTCGCCGGATGA